One Acinetobacter colistiniresistens DNA segment encodes these proteins:
- the omp38 gene encoding outer membrane protein Omp38: protein MKLSRIALAMLVAAPLAAANAGITVTPLMLGYTFQDSKSNNGPKHLTNAPEIKDDLFVGAALGVELTPWLGFEAEYNQVKGDVDGSTPNASYKQQQINGNFYVTSDLITKNYDSKIKPYVLLGAGHYKYTFDDATPAQLGRAGRGLKEEGTLGNAGFGAFWRLNDALSLRTEARGTYNIDEDFWNYTALAGLNVVLGGHLKPAAAVVEVTPVEPTPVAPQPQELTEDLNMELRVFFDTNKSDIKPQYKSEIAKVAEKLAEYPNATARIEGHTDNTGPRKLNERLSLARANSVKSALVNEYNVSASRLTTQGFAWDQPIADNKTKEGRAMNRRVFAAISGSRTVLVQPGQAR, encoded by the coding sequence ATGAAATTGAGTCGTATTGCACTTGCTATGCTTGTTGCTGCTCCTTTAGCTGCTGCTAATGCGGGTATTACAGTAACACCATTGATGCTTGGTTACACATTCCAAGATTCTAAAAGCAACAATGGTCCTAAGCATTTAACAAATGCTCCTGAAATTAAGGATGACTTATTTGTTGGTGCTGCACTAGGTGTTGAATTAACGCCATGGTTAGGTTTTGAAGCTGAATACAACCAAGTTAAAGGTGATGTAGACGGTTCTACTCCTAATGCTAGCTACAAACAACAACAAATCAACGGTAACTTCTATGTTACTTCTGATTTGATCACTAAAAACTATGACAGCAAAATCAAGCCTTACGTATTGTTAGGTGCTGGTCATTACAAATATACATTTGATGATGCTACTCCAGCTCAATTGGGTCGCGCTGGTCGTGGCTTGAAAGAAGAAGGTACTTTGGGTAATGCAGGTTTTGGTGCTTTCTGGCGCTTGAACGATGCTTTGTCTCTTCGTACGGAAGCTCGTGGTACTTATAACATCGATGAAGATTTCTGGAACTATACTGCACTTGCAGGCTTAAACGTAGTTCTTGGTGGTCACTTGAAACCTGCTGCTGCAGTAGTAGAAGTTACTCCAGTTGAACCAACTCCAGTTGCTCCACAACCACAAGAGTTGACTGAAGACCTTAACATGGAACTTCGCGTATTCTTCGATACGAACAAGTCTGACATCAAGCCACAATACAAGTCTGAAATTGCTAAAGTTGCAGAGAAGTTAGCTGAGTACCCGAATGCGACAGCTCGCATTGAAGGTCACACAGATAACACTGGTCCACGTAAGTTAAACGAACGTTTATCTTTAGCGCGTGCTAACTCTGTTAAGTCTGCACTTGTTAACGAATACAACGTAAGCGCATCTCGTTTGACAACTCAAGGTTTCGCTTGGGATCAACCGATTGCTGACAACAAAACTAAAGAAGGTCGTGCTATGAACCGTCGCGTATTTGCTGCGATCAGCGGTAGCCGTACTGTTCTTGTACAACCAGGTCAAGCTAGATAA